From a single Fulvivirga ulvae genomic region:
- the recG gene encoding ATP-dependent DNA helicase RecG, with translation MQGFFDTKIEFLKGVGPQKAALLNKELNIFTYGDLLQHYPFRYEDRTKFYPINELNGTMPYVQIKGRVRNIEAAGPPRKRRLKAFLRDETGEIELVWFKGVQWVLQKLQPGVEYMVFGKPTAFGSKLNIAHPEFEVLTHQNEDSSYLHPVYPATEKLKKKYLDSKAISKLQRTLLQLAEHRIRETLPQQLLIDYRLLSKKEALFNIHFPQNNELLQKASFRLKFEELFYVQLRLLKLKLARVDKFKGQVFHDTELLTRFYKEHLPFDLTDAQKRVIKEIYHDMKSGRQMNRLLQGDVGSGKTIVAFICMLLVVGSGAQGVMMAPTEILAAQHYQGLKEYADRMGITIALLTGSTRKSERKIIHEYLKSGDLNIIVGTHALLEDIVQFKNLGLAVVDEQHRFGVAQRSKLWQKNRDVYPHVLVMTATPIPRTLAMTLYGDLDISVIDQLPAGRKPIKTVHRYDANRLKVNGFIKEQIAEGRQVYIVYPLIEESEKLDLKHLMDGYESICRSFPDIPVSIVHGKMKPDAKDYEMQRFVKAETKIMVATTVIEVGVNVPNASVMVIENAERFGLAQLHQLRGRVGRGADQSYCILISNYKLSKEAKVRLETMVRTNNGFEIADTDLQLRGPGDLTGTQQSGVLDLLIADLGKDGKILQAARGAAIALLDADPELSHPDNRNIRSQIESMRKTAVNWSRIS, from the coding sequence ATGCAAGGATTCTTTGATACAAAGATAGAATTCCTCAAAGGAGTCGGCCCGCAAAAAGCGGCACTACTTAATAAAGAACTCAATATATTCACTTATGGGGACCTGCTTCAGCACTACCCGTTCCGGTACGAAGACCGCACTAAATTTTACCCGATCAATGAGTTGAATGGCACTATGCCTTATGTTCAGATCAAAGGGAGGGTGCGTAATATAGAGGCGGCAGGCCCACCACGCAAGCGAAGGCTGAAAGCATTTTTACGTGATGAAACAGGCGAAATTGAGCTTGTTTGGTTCAAAGGAGTGCAATGGGTACTACAAAAGCTCCAACCCGGTGTTGAATACATGGTTTTTGGAAAACCCACGGCATTTGGAAGCAAACTTAATATTGCTCATCCCGAATTTGAAGTGCTCACACATCAAAATGAGGATTCCAGTTATTTGCATCCTGTATACCCTGCCACTGAAAAGCTTAAGAAGAAATATCTGGACAGCAAAGCTATTTCAAAGCTTCAAAGAACGCTGCTTCAGCTTGCCGAGCACAGGATTAGGGAGACCTTGCCACAGCAGCTACTGATAGACTACAGGTTGCTTTCAAAGAAAGAGGCCTTGTTCAATATCCACTTTCCCCAGAACAATGAACTGTTGCAAAAGGCCAGCTTCAGGTTAAAGTTTGAAGAGCTGTTTTATGTACAATTGCGCCTGTTAAAGCTGAAACTTGCAAGAGTTGACAAGTTTAAAGGTCAGGTTTTTCATGATACCGAGCTTCTGACCAGATTTTATAAAGAACACCTGCCGTTTGACCTGACAGATGCGCAGAAACGGGTAATAAAGGAAATTTACCATGACATGAAGTCGGGGCGACAAATGAACCGGCTGCTTCAGGGTGATGTGGGCAGTGGGAAAACCATAGTGGCCTTCATCTGCATGTTATTGGTGGTAGGCTCAGGGGCTCAGGGAGTAATGATGGCCCCCACTGAAATATTGGCAGCGCAACACTACCAGGGCCTGAAGGAATATGCCGATCGCATGGGTATTACCATTGCCTTACTCACGGGTTCTACCAGAAAGAGTGAGCGGAAAATCATACACGAATACCTTAAATCGGGAGACCTGAATATTATTGTGGGTACACATGCCCTGCTTGAGGATATTGTACAATTTAAAAACCTGGGATTGGCTGTGGTTGATGAACAGCACCGCTTTGGGGTAGCCCAGCGATCCAAACTATGGCAGAAGAACCGTGATGTTTATCCGCATGTGCTGGTGATGACCGCCACCCCTATTCCGCGCACACTTGCCATGACTTTGTATGGAGATCTGGATATTTCAGTGATTGACCAGCTGCCGGCAGGAAGAAAGCCAATAAAAACAGTTCATCGGTACGATGCAAACCGGCTGAAAGTAAATGGCTTTATCAAAGAGCAAATTGCAGAAGGGAGACAGGTATATATCGTTTACCCATTAATTGAAGAGTCAGAAAAACTGGACCTCAAGCATCTTATGGATGGCTACGAAAGCATTTGCAGATCTTTTCCGGATATTCCTGTAAGCATAGTACATGGTAAAATGAAACCCGATGCCAAGGACTATGAAATGCAAAGGTTTGTAAAGGCAGAAACTAAGATCATGGTGGCTACCACGGTAATAGAAGTAGGTGTAAATGTGCCTAACGCATCAGTTATGGTCATAGAAAATGCCGAGCGGTTTGGTCTAGCACAATTGCACCAGCTTCGCGGAAGAGTAGGGCGTGGTGCCGACCAGTCTTACTGCATACTTATTAGCAATTATAAACTCAGTAAAGAGGCCAAAGTGCGGCTTGAGACCATGGTGAGAACCAATAATGGATTCGAAATAGCAGATACTGACCTGCAATTGCGCGGTCCCGGAGATCTGACAGGCACACAACAAAGCGGGGTGCTTGATTTGCTGATAGCTGACCTGGGAAAGGATGGCAAAATATTGCAGGCAGCCAGAGGGGCGGCTATTGCTCTGCTGGATGCTGACCCGGAACTATCCCATCCTGATAACCGGAATATCCGGAGCCAGATCGAGTCTATGCGCAAAACAGCCGTTAACTGGAGCAGGATCAGTTAA
- the tpiA gene encoding triose-phosphate isomerase, protein MRKKIVAGNWKMNNSLDEGLKLTSEIVNMVADEVRGDVHIILAPPFIHLTQVKKLISGVDKLHLGAQNCNDNAQGAFTGEVSASMLASVGAQYVIVGHSERREYFNESHKQLAKKVDLALENNLTPIFCCGESLEIRENGLFKEYVCNQIGDSLFHLHDDKFSKIVIAYEPIWAIGTGKTASSDQAQEMHATIREFIAERYGGEISENMSILYGGSCKPDNAKELFACKDVDGGLIGGASLKSRDFTDIVKSF, encoded by the coding sequence ATGAGAAAAAAAATTGTAGCCGGAAACTGGAAAATGAATAATAGCCTCGATGAGGGGTTGAAGCTTACTTCTGAGATCGTGAATATGGTAGCCGATGAGGTAAGAGGAGATGTACATATTATTTTAGCTCCCCCTTTTATTCACTTAACTCAGGTAAAGAAATTGATATCTGGTGTAGATAAACTCCACCTGGGTGCTCAAAATTGTAATGATAATGCCCAGGGTGCATTCACCGGAGAAGTTTCTGCCAGTATGCTGGCCTCTGTTGGTGCGCAGTATGTTATAGTTGGACACAGTGAAAGAAGAGAGTACTTCAACGAAAGTCATAAACAGCTTGCCAAAAAAGTGGACCTGGCCCTGGAAAATAATCTTACTCCCATCTTTTGTTGTGGAGAGTCCTTGGAGATCCGGGAAAACGGCCTTTTCAAGGAGTACGTTTGTAATCAAATCGGAGATAGCCTGTTTCATCTGCACGACGATAAATTTTCCAAAATAGTAATAGCGTATGAACCTATCTGGGCAATAGGAACGGGAAAAACTGCTTCATCGGATCAGGCCCAGGAAATGCATGCGACCATACGTGAGTTTATAGCCGAGCGATACGGCGGGGAAATTTCTGAAAACATGTCTATACTCTATGGAGGAAGCTGCAAGCCGGATAATGCAAAGGAGCTGTTTGCCTGTAAAGATGTGGATGGAGGCCTGATTGGCGGAGCTTCTTTAAAATCAAGGGATTTTACCGATATTGTAAAGTCATTTTAA
- the prmA gene encoding 50S ribosomal protein L11 methyltransferase yields MMAEKLPAEFIGVKFSCSEDFSEIIIAELGELGYNSMMETEDGVEGYIEIEKFSGQDVKDLVAKYAKLTPLSYTIEEVERKNWNEDWERNYDPIIVEDRCLVRATFHKIEEKYPYEIIITPKMSFGTGHHATTYLMLKNQMEHDHRGKRVLDAGCGTAILAIMASKLGAKEVIAYDIDSWSIENAPENVELNQCNNVSVFGGTIESLHLEGHFDIILANINKNVLLDEIKHYQAYLPEKGVLMLSGFYDSDDQDLQDEAARYGLQLLGRSSRNYWSSLVFEKT; encoded by the coding sequence ATGATGGCAGAGAAACTTCCGGCAGAGTTTATAGGGGTTAAATTTTCATGTAGTGAAGATTTTTCCGAAATCATAATAGCCGAGCTTGGCGAGCTTGGCTACAACTCCATGATGGAAACAGAAGATGGTGTTGAGGGCTATATTGAAATTGAGAAATTTTCCGGGCAGGATGTGAAGGATCTGGTTGCGAAGTATGCTAAACTTACACCATTATCGTATACCATTGAGGAGGTAGAGAGGAAGAACTGGAACGAAGATTGGGAGAGAAACTATGATCCTATCATTGTTGAAGATAGATGTCTCGTTCGCGCCACATTTCACAAGATAGAGGAGAAATATCCATACGAGATCATCATCACTCCCAAAATGTCATTTGGCACCGGTCATCATGCCACTACTTATCTGATGTTAAAGAACCAGATGGAGCACGACCACAGAGGCAAACGGGTACTTGATGCCGGCTGTGGTACTGCAATACTTGCTATTATGGCTTCCAAGCTTGGGGCAAAAGAAGTAATAGCTTACGACATTGACTCATGGAGCATAGAAAATGCCCCTGAAAATGTAGAATTGAACCAATGCAATAATGTCAGTGTTTTTGGAGGAACCATTGAATCGCTACATCTGGAAGGGCATTTTGATATCATTTTAGCCAACATCAATAAAAACGTACTACTTGATGAGATAAAACACTACCAGGCATATTTGCCTGAAAAGGGTGTACTTATGCTTAGCGGGTTCTACGATTCGGATGATCAGGACTTACAGGATGAGGCTGCAAGGTATGGCCTTCAATTATTGGGCAGGTCGAGCCGAAACTACTGGTCATCGTTGGTTTTTGAGAAAACGTAA
- the plsY gene encoding glycerol-3-phosphate 1-O-acyltransferase PlsY encodes MEIAAIGIALILAYLLGSIPTAVWFGKSVHGIDVREHGSGNPGATNTFRVLGKRAGTIVMLGDIIKGMAATSLARILLNLDFIEEQNLVTFKLILGVVAVIGHVFSVFINFKGGKGVATLLGMMIAIHYEVALLCIVVFLVTLIISKYVSLSSIIGALSFPALLLLVPRFKTNEPLLVIFGFFLFIVIVWTHNKNIRRIVEGEENKTYLIRFKKD; translated from the coding sequence ATGGAAATAGCTGCAATAGGAATAGCATTAATTTTAGCATACCTGCTTGGTTCAATACCCACTGCCGTTTGGTTCGGTAAATCTGTACATGGAATAGATGTAAGAGAACATGGTAGCGGAAATCCTGGTGCTACAAATACCTTTAGGGTTTTAGGAAAAAGAGCCGGTACAATAGTTATGCTTGGTGATATCATTAAAGGTATGGCAGCTACCTCACTTGCAAGAATATTGCTCAATTTGGATTTTATAGAAGAGCAAAACCTGGTAACATTTAAGTTAATACTAGGTGTGGTGGCTGTTATCGGTCATGTCTTTTCGGTATTTATTAACTTCAAGGGGGGTAAAGGTGTAGCCACATTACTGGGTATGATGATAGCTATTCATTATGAAGTTGCCCTATTATGTATAGTTGTTTTTCTTGTCACCCTGATCATCTCCAAGTATGTATCACTTTCTTCAATCATTGGAGCCTTATCTTTTCCGGCCCTGCTTTTACTGGTGCCAAGATTTAAGACCAATGAGCCACTATTGGTGATATTTGGTTTCTTCCTGTTCATTGTTATAGTCTGGACACATAATAAAAACATCAGGCGGATAGTAGAAGGGGAGGAAAATAAGACCTACCTGATAAGGTTTAAAAAAGATTAA
- a CDS encoding DUF2911 domain-containing protein, with the protein MRSKTLPFLMMLLSICLLHSTTMGQGVTLPQVSPAAEVTQQVGISSVTINYSRPNVVSPQGEDRTGKVWGTLVPYGFNNLGFGTSQAAPWRAGANENTTIEFSHDLKIEGKDLKAGKYGLHMAIAEDGTVTIIFSKNSKVWGSYFYDEKDDALRVNVKWEDHESTPLLTYNFVEVTESYAVIALDWEKKRIPFKAEFDTPELVYQNLKNELHSSQGFAITNWTAAVAYLVQNKIHLDEALNWANTAIEGQFFSERNFRTLQTKSMVLTAMGKHDEAAKIMNEALEDPNAAVADYYTYGRQLIGQDKDTEALEVFKRASKKWKDHWLAPHGLARGYSALGEYEKALKFEREALARAPETSKVFLEGYIKTLEDNKDFN; encoded by the coding sequence ATGAGATCAAAAACTTTACCATTTCTTATGATGCTGTTAAGCATCTGCTTATTACACAGTACCACCATGGGCCAGGGCGTCACTCTCCCGCAGGTTAGTCCGGCCGCTGAGGTAACGCAGCAGGTAGGTATATCCAGTGTCACGATCAATTATTCAAGACCTAATGTAGTCAGTCCTCAGGGCGAAGACCGTACAGGGAAGGTATGGGGCACATTGGTGCCTTATGGCTTTAACAATCTGGGCTTTGGCACTTCCCAGGCAGCTCCCTGGCGTGCAGGTGCCAACGAAAATACAACCATCGAGTTTAGCCATGACCTTAAAATAGAAGGAAAGGACCTTAAAGCAGGTAAGTACGGGCTGCATATGGCTATTGCAGAAGATGGTACGGTAACCATCATTTTTTCAAAGAATTCAAAAGTTTGGGGAAGCTATTTTTATGATGAGAAGGATGATGCGCTAAGGGTAAATGTAAAATGGGAAGACCATGAAAGCACCCCCTTGCTTACCTATAATTTTGTGGAGGTCACCGAGAGCTATGCAGTGATAGCCCTGGACTGGGAGAAAAAAAGAATACCGTTTAAGGCGGAGTTCGATACCCCTGAGCTGGTCTATCAAAATTTAAAAAATGAACTTCATTCAAGCCAGGGTTTTGCAATTACTAACTGGACAGCAGCGGTAGCATACCTCGTTCAAAATAAGATCCATCTCGATGAAGCATTAAACTGGGCTAATACCGCCATTGAAGGTCAATTTTTTAGTGAGAGGAATTTCAGGACATTGCAGACGAAATCAATGGTTCTGACTGCAATGGGAAAGCATGATGAGGCTGCAAAAATAATGAACGAAGCTCTGGAAGATCCTAATGCTGCCGTGGCGGATTATTATACTTACGGACGTCAGTTAATTGGGCAGGATAAAGATACAGAGGCACTTGAAGTATTTAAGAGGGCCAGCAAGAAATGGAAAGACCACTGGCTCGCTCCTCATGGATTGGCCCGGGGCTATTCTGCCCTTGGTGAATATGAGAAAGCACTGAAATTTGAAAGAGAAGCACTTGCAAGGGCTCCTGAAACTAGCAAAGTCTTTCTGGAAGGATATATCAAAACCCTTGAGGACAATAAGGACTTCAATTAA
- a CDS encoding class I SAM-dependent methyltransferase, whose amino-acid sequence MKELLKPEIQRFIKAHENDDPVTLIFRHRDIHGVSIKVIATQITARKKAKTKLPEWYASQGVMFPPTISMEQCSSEATAKYKASIVSGKSLIDLTGGAGVDTYYLSKSFEKVTYVEQNEELAAITSDNLCSLGATNIICKNDKAESFLKHTPKVDVVYLDPARRDENAQRVFRFDDCEPDVTTILPDLLSRADTILIKASPMLDIESSVRDLKFVHEIHIISVENECKEVLYLLRQSEGDNPLIHTINIRKVGERQSFSFQKSAEISAQAEYGLPDKFLYEPNSSILKAGAFKSIAGVYNIKKLHAHTHLYTSNAEVTDFPGRRFRIIDVVPYNKKAVSSYLSGKKANVSARNFPDEVHAIKKKLGLKDGGDIYLFAFTDKEENKRIAITEKP is encoded by the coding sequence ATGAAGGAACTGCTCAAGCCGGAAATACAGCGATTCATCAAGGCCCATGAAAATGATGACCCGGTGACTCTTATTTTCAGGCATAGGGATATCCATGGTGTATCAATAAAGGTAATTGCTACCCAAATTACGGCCCGGAAAAAGGCGAAGACGAAGCTGCCGGAATGGTATGCCTCTCAGGGTGTGATGTTCCCTCCAACGATCTCCATGGAGCAGTGTTCATCAGAGGCTACCGCTAAATATAAGGCATCTATAGTTAGTGGCAAATCGCTCATTGATCTCACAGGAGGTGCGGGGGTTGACACCTACTATTTGAGTAAGAGCTTTGAGAAAGTCACTTATGTAGAGCAAAATGAAGAGCTTGCCGCAATCACATCTGATAACCTGTGTTCCCTTGGCGCCACAAACATTATCTGTAAAAATGATAAGGCAGAGAGTTTTTTGAAACACACACCTAAGGTTGATGTGGTTTATCTCGATCCCGCCAGAAGGGATGAAAATGCGCAAAGGGTATTCAGGTTTGATGATTGCGAGCCTGATGTAACTACAATTTTGCCAGACCTGTTGTCCAGGGCAGACACCATCCTGATAAAAGCCTCTCCGATGCTGGATATTGAGAGCTCTGTCAGAGACCTGAAATTTGTGCACGAAATCCATATTATTTCCGTGGAGAACGAATGTAAGGAGGTGCTGTACCTACTGCGTCAGTCTGAAGGAGATAACCCCTTAATCCATACAATCAATATCCGGAAAGTAGGGGAAAGGCAAAGTTTCAGTTTCCAAAAATCAGCAGAAATAAGCGCACAGGCGGAGTATGGACTTCCTGATAAGTTTCTTTACGAGCCTAACAGTTCAATTCTTAAAGCAGGCGCATTTAAGAGTATTGCCGGGGTATATAATATAAAAAAGCTGCATGCCCATACACACCTCTACACCAGTAATGCTGAAGTGACAGATTTCCCGGGTCGCAGGTTTCGTATAATAGATGTAGTTCCTTATAATAAAAAGGCGGTTTCGAGTTATTTATCAGGCAAAAAAGCTAATGTCTCTGCCAGAAATTTCCCTGATGAAGTGCATGCCATCAAAAAGAAACTTGGCTTAAAAGACGGTGGCGACATATATCTTTTTGCCTTTACGGATAAAGAAGAAAATAAAAGAATAGCTATTACCGAAAAGCCTTAG
- a CDS encoding aspartate-semialdehyde dehydrogenase has translation MKLAIVGATGLVGQEVLQVIEERNFEFDQLFLVASAKSVGKTQTFKGKSYKIIGMEDAIASKPDIAIFSAGGSTSLEWAPKFAEIGCIVVDNSSAWRMSPDHKLIVPEINAEVLRIDDRIIANPNCSTIQMVMALAPLHKKYGVKRLVISTYQSVTGTGKAAVDQLMNERNGVEGEKVYPHKIDMNVLPHIDVFLDNGYTKEEMKMVNETRKILGDDSIAITATAVRLPVMGGHSESINVEFHNEFDLEEVKELLNHAPGVVLQDDVKNAVYPMPLNAHRKDEVFVGRLRRDESQPNALNMWVVADNLRKGAATNAVQIAEFLAANNLVY, from the coding sequence ATGAAACTAGCTATTGTAGGAGCAACAGGCCTAGTGGGACAGGAAGTTCTGCAGGTAATCGAAGAAAGAAATTTTGAATTTGATCAGCTGTTTTTGGTAGCATCTGCCAAATCGGTTGGTAAAACTCAAACCTTCAAGGGTAAATCCTACAAGATTATTGGCATGGAGGATGCCATTGCTAGTAAACCGGATATTGCCATATTTTCTGCAGGAGGAAGTACTTCACTGGAGTGGGCTCCTAAATTTGCTGAAATAGGGTGTATCGTAGTCGATAACTCATCAGCATGGAGGATGAGCCCTGACCACAAACTTATTGTGCCGGAAATTAATGCTGAGGTGTTGAGAATAGATGACAGGATCATCGCAAACCCTAACTGTTCAACCATACAAATGGTTATGGCTTTGGCGCCATTGCACAAGAAATATGGTGTAAAAAGACTGGTTATATCAACTTATCAGTCAGTTACAGGTACCGGTAAAGCTGCCGTTGACCAGCTCATGAATGAGCGGAATGGCGTGGAAGGGGAGAAGGTCTATCCTCATAAAATTGATATGAACGTACTGCCTCACATTGACGTTTTTCTGGATAACGGATACACTAAGGAGGAGATGAAAATGGTTAATGAAACAAGGAAAATACTTGGTGATGACAGCATTGCTATTACCGCAACCGCTGTACGTTTGCCTGTAATGGGTGGCCATTCTGAATCGATAAACGTTGAATTCCATAACGAATTTGACCTGGAAGAGGTTAAAGAGCTTCTGAATCATGCTCCTGGGGTTGTGCTTCAGGACGATGTGAAAAATGCTGTTTATCCCATGCCTCTTAATGCCCATCGTAAGGATGAAGTGTTTGTAGGAAGACTTAGAAGGGATGAGTCGCAACCAAATGCATTAAACATGTGGGTGGTAGCTGATAATCTGCGGAAAGGTGCCGCTACCAATGCTGTTCAAATAGCAGAATTTCTTGCGGCGAACAACCTTGTTTATTAA
- a CDS encoding lamin tail domain-containing protein, protein MVKFPCQSQFTDDFTDGDFIADPVWNSSNKSGDGADFQVQNGELQSKGPAASSTIWISNSNLPDMHQQKVVWQFTARYDASPSGSNNTEIYLFCDNSDLSSTADGYFIRLGESGNDDGIDLFKIGSSTPLIADPNPSIASGYMVNIRVTRDTSGKWELEADPSGGFAYVMIGTAVDKEFTTGSHFGFKVEHTSTRSQAFFFDNISISSSDIKAPDLVSVEVVSRSQLDLIFSERLETSAGEDINNYFVSDGIGYPSSVTVDEADSRIVHLDFASDFAKGKMHQIEIKGVQDLSGNAISSIFYGFVYFVEELAAFKDVIITEIFADPSPPNDLPEREFIEVYNNSNKVFDLANWQFSDLKDTAILNSSYFFPGDYLILCPEEAAPELAPYGQVMGLNNWPTLNNNEDFLLIRDAHNRVTDSVHYSSSWYKSSLKSDGGWTLELIDPANLCGSGGNWTASEHLSGGTPGAINSVISENPDFTPPLVTEVFGLRADSVVVRFNEVLDTDIVPGNFIINPAVEVSSVIPGSGLDEIGLKLSDQLHGSITYSLKVNGIRDCSGNLIDEENLYDFYLVEPADSFEIIINEVLFNPYSGGVDFVELYNNSSKHVNLKDLLLANGEKLDGQYHSKQIFPVAASNIVLKPHNYIALTESSIVLKENYPRSDERNFNEVKRLPAYNDDTGVVILLNPDSAVLDLFEYSEDLHLALLADKEGVSLERISFVAPTNESNSWKSAASAAGFATPGYINSQVSKGFQTNSGQIIAEPKVIVPDGSGHNDYTTINYAFDKAGYIVTTRILDAFGRTIKILGENDYLPAEGFYTWDATDEVGSKVRTGYYLVFLEAFGLNGEVLRFKEKVVVGTKF, encoded by the coding sequence TTGGTCAAGTTTCCATGCCAGTCGCAGTTTACTGATGACTTTACTGATGGCGATTTTATTGCAGATCCGGTATGGAATAGTTCAAATAAATCAGGTGACGGGGCTGACTTTCAGGTCCAAAATGGCGAATTACAAAGCAAGGGCCCGGCGGCTTCTTCAACAATATGGATTAGCAATAGCAATCTGCCCGATATGCATCAACAAAAGGTAGTTTGGCAGTTTACAGCCAGATATGATGCTTCCCCAAGTGGCTCCAATAATACGGAAATTTATCTCTTTTGCGATAACAGTGATTTGAGCTCCACCGCTGACGGCTATTTTATTCGCCTTGGAGAGTCAGGAAATGACGATGGCATTGATCTGTTTAAAATCGGCTCCTCCACCCCGCTGATCGCTGACCCAAACCCTTCAATTGCTTCAGGTTATATGGTGAATATAAGAGTCACCAGAGATACTTCAGGGAAGTGGGAACTTGAAGCCGATCCGTCGGGCGGATTTGCCTATGTGATGATTGGTACAGCGGTTGACAAAGAATTTACTACCGGCTCACATTTTGGCTTTAAAGTAGAACATACAAGTACACGAAGTCAGGCATTTTTCTTTGATAATATTTCCATATCATCGAGCGACATTAAAGCTCCTGACCTGGTTTCGGTAGAGGTTGTTTCACGGTCGCAGCTTGATCTCATTTTTTCCGAGCGTCTGGAAACATCAGCAGGAGAAGATATTAATAATTATTTTGTGAGTGACGGTATTGGTTATCCTTCTTCCGTAACGGTCGATGAAGCCGATTCCAGGATTGTTCATTTGGATTTTGCTTCCGATTTTGCAAAAGGGAAGATGCACCAAATTGAGATTAAGGGTGTGCAGGATCTTTCCGGGAATGCGATTTCATCAATATTTTATGGATTCGTGTATTTTGTTGAAGAGCTGGCTGCGTTTAAAGATGTTATAATTACAGAAATATTTGCTGATCCAAGCCCACCCAATGATTTGCCGGAAAGAGAATTCATTGAAGTTTACAATAACAGTAATAAGGTTTTCGACCTCGCCAACTGGCAATTCTCAGACTTGAAGGATACAGCTATATTGAATAGTTCCTACTTCTTTCCGGGGGATTATTTAATATTATGTCCGGAGGAGGCTGCCCCGGAACTTGCCCCATATGGTCAGGTAATGGGATTGAATAATTGGCCCACTCTTAACAATAATGAAGATTTTCTGTTGATCAGGGATGCCCATAACCGGGTAACAGATTCCGTACATTATTCCTCCAGCTGGTACAAAAGCTCTTTAAAATCAGATGGTGGCTGGACCCTCGAACTCATTGATCCGGCAAATTTATGTGGCAGTGGCGGCAATTGGACTGCTTCTGAGCATCTGTCTGGCGGCACGCCGGGTGCCATTAATTCCGTAATAAGTGAAAATCCTGATTTTACTCCTCCTCTGGTAACGGAAGTGTTTGGCCTTCGTGCGGATTCGGTAGTGGTGAGGTTTAATGAGGTGCTGGATACTGATATTGTTCCGGGAAATTTTATTATAAACCCGGCAGTTGAGGTTTCAAGTGTGATTCCAGGCAGTGGTTTAGATGAGATAGGGCTCAAACTTTCTGATCAGCTTCATGGCAGTATAACCTACAGTCTGAAAGTGAACGGCATCAGAGACTGCAGTGGTAATCTTATAGATGAAGAAAATTTATACGATTTTTATCTGGTTGAACCAGCCGACAGCTTTGAAATAATTATTAACGAGGTGCTGTTTAATCCCTATTCAGGCGGAGTGGATTTTGTGGAGCTTTACAACAACTCCTCAAAACATGTTAATCTCAAGGACTTGTTACTGGCCAATGGTGAAAAGCTGGATGGTCAATACCATAGCAAGCAAATATTTCCGGTTGCTGCCAGCAATATTGTATTAAAGCCGCATAATTATATTGCTCTGACGGAGAGCTCTATAGTATTGAAGGAAAACTACCCAAGATCGGATGAAAGAAACTTTAATGAGGTTAAAAGGTTGCCGGCTTACAACGATGATACAGGTGTAGTCATACTACTAAATCCGGATTCAGCCGTTCTGGATTTATTTGAATACTCTGAGGATCTTCATTTGGCTCTGCTTGCAGATAAGGAGGGGGTATCGCTGGAAAGAATTTCTTTTGTTGCACCTACCAACGAGAGTAACAGTTGGAAATCTGCAGCCTCTGCTGCCGGCTTTGCCACCCCGGGATATATAAACTCTCAAGTCAGTAAAGGCTTCCAAACCAACAGCGGACAGATCATTGCTGAACCTAAAGTAATTGTACCGGACGGGTCTGGCCACAATGATTATACTACTATTAATTATGCTTTTGATAAAGCCGGTTATATAGTCACCACGCGAATATTAGATGCGTTTGGAAGAACTATAAAAATACTTGGGGAAAATGATTATTTACCTGCCGAAGGGTTCTATACATGGGATGCAACCGATGAGGTGGGATCAAAAGTCCGGACCGGTTATTATCTGGTTTTTCTTGAAGCTTTCGGCTTGAACGGGGAGGTGCTGCGGTTTAAGGAAAAAGTTGTGGTTGGTACAAAATTTTAA